The following are encoded together in the Cynocephalus volans isolate mCynVol1 chromosome 4, mCynVol1.pri, whole genome shotgun sequence genome:
- the LOC134374886 gene encoding olfactory receptor 8B4: MTHQERMTLRNSSSVTEFILVGLSEQSELRLPLFILFLGIYVFTVVGNLGFITLIGLNSSLHTPMYFFLFNLSFIDLCYSCVFTPKMLTGFLSENIISYVGCMTQLFFFCFFVNSECYVLVSMAYDRYVAICNPLLYTVTMSPQVCSLLMFGSYVIGLAGAIAHTGSMLRLTFCESNIINHYLCEVLPLLQLSCTSTHVSELVFSTVVGLVITISSMSIFISYALILSSILRIPSAEGRSKVFSTCGSHVIVVALFFGSGAFTYLTTSFPGFLGQGKFASVFYTNVVPMLNPLIYSLRNKDVIFALGKTLKRVLF; the protein is encoded by the coding sequence ATGACTCACCAGGAGAGAATGACTTTGAGAAATAGCTCTTCGGTGACTGAGTTTATCCTTGTGGGATTATCAGAACAATCAGAGCTCCGGCTCCCTCTCTTCATCCTGTTCTTGGGAATCTATGTGTTCACTGTGGTGGGCAACTTGGGCTTCATCACCTTGATTGGGCTGAATTCTAGCCTTCACACCCcaatgtattttttcctcttcaactTGTCCTTTATAGATCTCTGTTATTCCTGTGTGTTTACTCCCAAAATGCTGACTGGTTTTTTATCAGAAAATATCATCTCTTATGTGGGATGCATGACAcaactatttttcttctgtttctttgtcaaCTCCGAGTGCTATGTGCTAGTAtcgatggcctatgaccgctacgTGGCCATCTGCAACCCTCTGCTATACACGGTCACCATGTCCCCTCAGGTCTGCTCTCTGCTGATGTTTGGTTCCTATGTGATAGGCTTGGCTGGGGCTATAGCCCACACTGGAAGCATGCTGAGACTGACCTTCTGTGAGTCCAACATCATCAACCATTATCTGTGTGAAGTTCTTCCTCTCCTGCAGCTCTCCTGCACCAGCACCCATGTCAGCGAGCTGGTGTTTTCTACTGTTGTTGGGTTGGTCATCACAATATCCAGTATGAGCATCTTCATCTCTTATGCTTTGATTCTCTCCAGCATCCTCCGCATTCCTTCTGCTGAGGGCAGGTCCAAAGTCTTTAGCACATGTGGCTCCCACGTAATTGTTGTTGCTCTGTTTTTTGGGTCAGGGGCATTCACCTATTTAACAACCTCTTTTCCCGGATTTTTGGGACAAGGCAAATTTGCCTCAGTCTTTTACACTAATGTGGTTCCCATGCTTAACCCTTTGATCTACAGTTTGAGGAATAAGGATGTTATATTTGCCCTGGGTAAAACTCTGAAGAGAGTGCTCTTCTGA